The Lentzea guizhouensis genome contains a region encoding:
- a CDS encoding LLM class flavin-dependent oxidoreductase: MGAPLHLAVALPVTGEFTARYWTELVREAEDAKLDFVTFDDSLGGAPGLDAVLIAARVAPLTSRIGLVPTAVVTHTEPFHVSKAIATLDHVSGGRGGVLLDVAPDPLHAKHFGRRENLGDLWGEAADYAEVLRRLWDSWEDDAEIRDVATGRFIDREKLHHIDFEGSWFSVRGPSITPRPPQGHPPIAATEAGFADIVFSDNASASDKLVFRDVDATVTPERLQQWQTEGFTGFRLHGDLREVTRGLVPRLRERGLFRTEYEHQTLRGYLGLGRPENRYAAGSAR, translated from the coding sequence GTGGGAGCACCACTGCACCTGGCCGTCGCGCTGCCCGTCACCGGCGAGTTCACCGCGCGGTACTGGACGGAGCTCGTGCGCGAGGCCGAGGACGCCAAGCTCGACTTCGTGACGTTCGACGACTCGCTGGGCGGTGCGCCCGGCCTCGACGCCGTGCTGATCGCCGCCAGGGTCGCGCCGCTGACCAGCCGCATCGGCCTGGTGCCGACCGCGGTTGTCACGCACACCGAGCCGTTCCACGTGTCGAAGGCCATCGCCACGCTTGACCACGTGAGCGGCGGGCGCGGTGGTGTGTTGCTCGACGTCGCGCCGGACCCGTTGCACGCCAAGCACTTCGGGCGCCGCGAAAACCTGGGCGACCTCTGGGGCGAGGCGGCCGACTACGCCGAGGTGCTGAGGAGGTTGTGGGACAGCTGGGAGGACGACGCGGAGATCCGCGACGTGGCCACCGGGCGGTTCATCGACCGGGAGAAGCTGCACCACATCGACTTCGAGGGCAGCTGGTTCAGCGTGCGCGGTCCGTCGATCACGCCCCGGCCGCCGCAGGGACACCCGCCGATCGCGGCCACCGAGGCCGGTTTCGCCGACATCGTGTTCTCCGACAACGCTTCTGCCTCCGACAAGCTCGTGTTCCGAGATGTCGACGCGACCGTGACGCCCGAGCGACTCCAGCAGTGGCAGACCGAGGGCTTCACCGGCTTCCGGCTGCACGGCGACCTGCGCGAGGTCACCCGCGGGCTCGTGCCGCGGCTGCGCGAACGCGGCTTGTTCCGCACCGAGTACGAACACCAGACGCTGCGGGGGTACCTCGGCCTCGGCAGGCCCGAGAACCGGTATGCGGCAGGGAGCGCGCGATGA
- the trxA gene encoding thioredoxin, protein MQLTDATFAASVRTGTVLVEFWAQWCGPCHMLSPVLDEIDRERDDLTVLRINADENTATARDYQVMSLPTMLLFRDGVPIRSIVGARPKSRLLAELDDALSA, encoded by the coding sequence GTGCAGCTGACCGACGCGACGTTCGCCGCGAGCGTGCGGACCGGGACCGTGCTCGTCGAGTTCTGGGCGCAGTGGTGCGGACCGTGCCACATGCTCTCGCCGGTGCTCGACGAGATCGACCGCGAGCGCGACGATCTGACCGTTCTGCGCATCAACGCCGACGAGAACACGGCGACGGCCCGCGACTACCAGGTGATGTCGCTGCCGACGATGCTGTTGTTCCGCGACGGCGTGCCGATTCGTTCGATCGTGGGGGCACGGCCCAAGTCGCGGCTGCTCGCCGAACTGGATGACGCCTTGTCCGCTTGA
- a CDS encoding discoidin domain-containing protein, translated as MVRVRSIGTVLAVLASLVLVPGTVTAAPELLSQGKPAVASSAENGGTPASAAVDGDAGTRWSSQWSDPQWLRVDLGASSAITRVELDWEGAYATAFDIQTSANGDSWQTVRSVTGATGGRQGHDVSGTGRYVRVNATQRANGYGVSLWEFRVFGSQGPVAPTGVHVTGSQGNWRLLVDGQPWTVKGLTWGPPAADAARYMPELKSMGVNTLRTWGTDASTRPLLDAAAANGLRVMNGFWLQPGGGPGSGGCVNYVTDAQYKADMLGQIRQWVTTYKDHPGVLMWNVGNESILGLQNCYSGTELENQRVAYARYLNEAARAIHAIDTNHPVTNTDAWTGAWAYLKAHTPDLDLYSVNSYGNVCQVRQDWLNGGYTKPYILTEAGPAGEWEVPNDANGVPAEPTDVQKRDGYTQAWNCIVGHTGVSFGGTLFHYGTEYDFGAVWFNLTPAGKKRLSFYAVQRAFGGATPANTPPVISAMNVPQTVAAGAPLTVDVTASDPNGDTITWSAALNSKYIDNSGGLANAPVQVNGNRLTLTAPDRLGVWKVYVMAEDGRGNIGIETRSVRVVAPQPSGVNVAQGKAVTASSYQQVGDGAPFPPSNAVDGNAGSRWATDWVDPQWLRVDLGAVTTFQHVQLVWEGAFGRAYEIQVSDDGTSWRAVYGTTTGNGGVDAIDVTATARYVRLHATQRGTGWGYSLYELGVYRR; from the coding sequence ATGGTTCGCGTCCGCTCCATCGGCACGGTTCTCGCCGTGCTCGCAAGTCTTGTGCTCGTACCGGGAACGGTGACCGCCGCGCCCGAACTGCTCTCCCAGGGCAAGCCCGCCGTCGCGTCCTCGGCCGAGAACGGCGGCACGCCCGCGTCGGCCGCGGTCGACGGTGATGCGGGCACGCGCTGGTCCAGTCAGTGGAGCGACCCGCAGTGGCTGCGGGTCGACCTGGGTGCGTCGTCGGCGATCACCCGCGTCGAGCTCGACTGGGAAGGCGCGTACGCCACCGCGTTCGACATCCAGACCTCGGCCAATGGCGACTCCTGGCAGACCGTCCGCTCGGTCACCGGCGCCACCGGCGGCCGGCAGGGTCACGACGTCAGCGGCACCGGCCGTTACGTGCGCGTCAACGCCACCCAGCGCGCCAACGGTTACGGCGTCTCGTTGTGGGAGTTCCGGGTCTTCGGCTCACAAGGTCCCGTCGCGCCAACGGGTGTGCACGTGACCGGTTCGCAGGGCAACTGGCGGTTGCTCGTGGACGGTCAGCCGTGGACGGTGAAGGGCCTGACCTGGGGCCCGCCCGCCGCCGACGCCGCGCGGTACATGCCGGAGCTGAAGTCCATGGGCGTCAACACGTTGCGCACCTGGGGCACCGACGCCTCGACCCGTCCGCTGCTCGACGCGGCCGCGGCGAACGGCCTGCGCGTGATGAACGGCTTCTGGCTGCAGCCCGGCGGCGGTCCCGGTTCCGGCGGCTGCGTCAACTACGTCACCGACGCGCAGTACAAAGCGGACATGCTCGGGCAGATCCGGCAATGGGTGACCACCTACAAGGACCACCCCGGCGTGCTCATGTGGAACGTCGGCAACGAGTCCATCCTCGGCCTGCAGAACTGCTACTCCGGCACCGAGCTGGAGAACCAGCGCGTGGCCTACGCGCGGTACCTCAACGAGGCCGCCCGCGCGATCCACGCGATCGACACCAACCACCCGGTGACGAACACGGACGCGTGGACCGGCGCGTGGGCGTACCTGAAGGCGCACACGCCCGACCTCGACCTGTACTCGGTCAACTCCTACGGCAACGTCTGCCAGGTGCGCCAGGACTGGCTCAACGGCGGCTACACCAAGCCGTACATCCTCACCGAGGCCGGACCCGCCGGTGAGTGGGAGGTCCCCAACGACGCCAACGGCGTGCCCGCGGAACCCACCGACGTGCAGAAGCGCGACGGCTACACCCAGGCGTGGAACTGCATCGTCGGCCACACCGGGGTGTCGTTCGGCGGCACGTTGTTCCACTACGGCACCGAGTACGACTTCGGCGCGGTGTGGTTCAACCTGACCCCGGCGGGCAAGAAGCGGCTGTCGTTCTACGCGGTGCAGCGCGCGTTCGGCGGCGCCACCCCGGCCAACACCCCGCCGGTGATCTCCGCGATGAACGTCCCGCAAACCGTCGCCGCCGGTGCACCGCTCACCGTCGACGTGACGGCCTCGGACCCGAACGGCGACACGATCACGTGGTCGGCGGCGCTGAACTCGAAGTACATCGACAACAGCGGAGGTCTCGCGAACGCGCCGGTGCAGGTCAACGGCAACCGCCTGACGCTCACCGCACCCGACCGCCTCGGCGTGTGGAAGGTGTACGTGATGGCCGAGGACGGCCGCGGCAACATCGGCATCGAGACCCGCTCGGTCCGGGTCGTGGCACCGCAACCGTCCGGCGTGAACGTCGCGCAGGGCAAGGCGGTCACCGCCTCCTCCTACCAGCAGGTCGGCGACGGGGCACCGTTCCCGCCCTCCAACGCGGTCGACGGCAACGCCGGCTCGCGCTGGGCCACCGACTGGGTCGACCCGCAGTGGCTGCGCGTCGACCTGGGCGCGGTGACGACGTTCCAGCACGTGCAGCTGGTGTGGGAGGGCGCGTTCGGCCGCGCCTACGAGATCCAGGTGTCCGACGACGGCACCAGCTGGCGCGCGGTCTACGGCACGACGACCGGCAACGGCGGTGTGGACGCGATCGACGTGACCGCGACCGCCCGCTACGTCCGGCTGCACGCCACGCAGCGCGGCACCGGCTGGGGCTACTCGCTCTACGAGCTCGGCGTCTACCGGCGCTGA
- a CDS encoding LLM class flavin-dependent oxidoreductase — translation MTKQIHLAAHFPGVNNTTVWSDPQAGSHIEFRSFVHLAQTAERAKFDFFFLAEGLRLREQGGQIHDLDVVGRPDTFTVLAALAAVTDRLGLAGTINSTFNEPYEVARQFASLDHLSAGRAAWNVVTSWDAFTGENFRRGGFLKQEDRYSRAESFLRTAWKLFDTGVGPFEHTDEHFDISGTFGVPRSPQGRPVILQAGDSEEGREFAAATADAIFSRYATLEEGQRFYRDVKGRLAKHGRTHDQLKILPAATFVLGDTDADAQEKAAVVRRQQVSGATAIRFLEQVWNRDLSGYDPDRPLPDVEPRTGENTIAKGRASVRMFKDPVATVTEWREKAAAKNLSIRDLVIDVSARQTFTGSAATVATQINDLVQQDAADGFILVPHVTPGGLDEFADTVVPLLQERGVFREDYSGPTLRDHLGLR, via the coding sequence ATGACCAAGCAGATCCACCTCGCCGCCCACTTCCCCGGCGTGAACAACACGACGGTGTGGAGCGATCCGCAGGCGGGCAGCCACATCGAGTTCCGCTCGTTCGTCCACCTGGCGCAGACGGCGGAACGCGCGAAGTTCGACTTCTTCTTCCTCGCCGAGGGTCTGCGGCTGCGCGAGCAGGGCGGGCAGATCCACGACCTCGATGTGGTCGGCCGCCCGGACACGTTCACCGTGCTGGCGGCGCTCGCGGCCGTCACCGACCGGCTCGGGCTCGCCGGCACGATCAACTCGACCTTCAACGAACCCTACGAGGTGGCGCGGCAGTTCGCCTCGCTCGACCACCTCTCGGCCGGCCGGGCCGCGTGGAACGTCGTCACGTCGTGGGACGCGTTCACCGGCGAGAACTTCCGCCGCGGCGGCTTCCTCAAGCAGGAGGACCGCTACAGCAGGGCGGAGTCGTTCCTGCGCACCGCGTGGAAGCTCTTCGACACCGGCGTCGGCCCGTTCGAGCACACCGACGAGCACTTCGACATCAGCGGCACGTTCGGCGTCCCGCGCTCACCGCAGGGCCGCCCGGTGATCCTGCAGGCCGGTGACTCCGAGGAAGGGCGGGAGTTCGCTGCCGCCACCGCGGACGCCATCTTCTCCCGCTACGCCACCTTGGAAGAAGGCCAACGGTTCTACCGTGACGTCAAGGGCCGGCTCGCCAAGCACGGGCGCACGCACGACCAGCTGAAGATCCTCCCGGCCGCGACCTTCGTGCTCGGCGACACCGACGCCGACGCGCAGGAGAAGGCCGCGGTGGTGCGGCGTCAGCAGGTCAGCGGTGCCACGGCGATCCGGTTCCTGGAACAGGTGTGGAACCGCGACCTGAGCGGCTACGACCCGGACAGGCCGCTGCCCGACGTGGAGCCGCGGACCGGGGAGAACACCATCGCCAAGGGTCGGGCGAGCGTGCGGATGTTCAAAGATCCCGTCGCCACGGTCACCGAGTGGCGGGAGAAGGCGGCGGCGAAGAACCTGTCGATCCGCGACCTGGTGATCGACGTGAGCGCCCGGCAGACGTTCACCGGGTCGGCCGCCACCGTCGCGACGCAGATCAACGACCTGGTGCAGCAGGACGCGGCGGACGGCTTCATCCTGGTGCCGCACGTGACGCCCGGCGGGCTCGACGAGTTCGCGGACACCGTCGTGCCGTTGCTGCAGGAACGCGGCGTGTTCCGGGAGGACTACAGCGGCCCGACGCTGCGGGATCACCTCGGTCTCCGATAG
- a CDS encoding amino acid ABC transporter permease: MVPARHPWRWVGVVVVLVLAAQFVHGLVTNPGWDWPTFARYFTAESVIRAVGTTIVLTVLGTVLGFALGVVVALLRMSRSPLLQAVGWTYVWAFRSIPLIVQLLFWFNISYLYQRLSVGIPFGPEFYSFETVQLISPMGAAVLGLALHQAAYAAEIVRSGVISVEPGQLEAAAALGIPKGRQFRRIVLPQAMRAILPNAANEVISLFKGTSVVSVMAIGELFYQVQVIYGRNARVVALLMVATVWYIILTTLLSIGQHYVERYFAKGARR; the protein is encoded by the coding sequence GTGGTGCCCGCGCGGCACCCGTGGCGGTGGGTCGGCGTCGTGGTCGTGCTGGTGCTCGCCGCCCAGTTCGTCCACGGCCTGGTCACGAACCCCGGCTGGGACTGGCCGACGTTCGCCCGCTACTTCACCGCGGAGTCGGTCATCCGCGCGGTCGGCACCACGATCGTGCTCACCGTGCTCGGCACGGTCCTCGGCTTCGCGCTCGGCGTCGTGGTGGCGCTGCTGCGGATGTCGCGCAGCCCGTTGCTGCAGGCGGTCGGCTGGACCTACGTGTGGGCGTTCCGCTCGATCCCGCTGATCGTGCAGCTGTTGTTCTGGTTCAACATCTCCTACCTCTACCAGCGGCTGTCGGTCGGCATCCCGTTCGGGCCGGAGTTCTACTCCTTCGAGACCGTGCAGCTGATCAGCCCGATGGGCGCGGCCGTTCTCGGGCTCGCGCTGCACCAGGCCGCCTACGCCGCCGAGATCGTGCGCTCCGGCGTGATCTCGGTCGAGCCAGGCCAGCTGGAGGCCGCCGCCGCGCTGGGCATCCCGAAGGGCCGCCAGTTCCGCAGGATCGTGCTGCCGCAGGCGATGCGCGCCATCCTGCCGAACGCCGCGAACGAGGTGATCAGCCTCTTCAAGGGAACGTCGGTGGTGTCGGTGATGGCGATCGGCGAGCTCTTCTACCAGGTGCAGGTGATCTACGGCCGCAACGCGCGGGTCGTGGCGCTGCTGATGGTCGCGACCGTCTGGTACATCATCCTGACCACGCTGCTCTCGATCGGCCAGCACTACGTCGAGCGGTACTTCGCGAAGGGTGCCCGCCGGTGA
- a CDS encoding putative leader peptide has translation MTFALFLSSRRHIDLGRVSSATCSG, from the coding sequence ATGACCTTCGCCTTGTTCCTGTCCTCCCGCAGGCACATCGACCTCGGCCGCGTGTCCAGCGCCACCTGTTCGGGCTGA
- a CDS encoding Na+/H+ antiporter yields the protein MLGLELVVVLGVCVLVSSVAAGRLRVAAPVLLVVFGAVLGFVPSLESVSLPPEAMLLIFLPALLYWESLTTSLREIRSNLRVIVLTSTLLVIATAAAIAWVGHALGLDWGPAWVLGAALAPTDATAVAAIARGLPRRTTTVIKAESLINDGTALVIYGIAVAVTAGEVQYSGGLVGWRFLLSYAGGAAAGLLCAWLVVQVRRRLDNPVQESVVSVLTPFAAFLLAELVHGSGVIAVVVAGLTLSQIGPRLVRADARQQSEAFWRLSTFLLNGSLFVLIGLQAHGAVRALDGAEVLASFGAIGLVALAVVGTRVAWSYTTPYVIRAIDRRPQQRLRRVGARQRMVSTAAGFRGAVSLAAALAVPETTASGAPFPFREEIVLITSGVVVLTLVVQSLLLPVIVRWAHLPEDTAVEEELRLAQSTASEEAYEALPGLADKVGVSDVVYKRVLAEYDHHLEVQRSAASGDEETTQAEAEYAALRLELIAHKRATVVRLRDERAIDDIVLRTVQARLDVEEVRLSRREVED from the coding sequence ATGCTCGGTCTGGAACTCGTCGTGGTGCTGGGTGTGTGCGTGCTGGTGAGCAGCGTCGCGGCCGGACGGTTGCGCGTCGCGGCGCCGGTGTTGCTCGTGGTGTTCGGCGCGGTGCTCGGGTTCGTGCCGAGCCTGGAGTCGGTGAGCCTGCCGCCGGAGGCGATGCTGCTGATCTTCCTCCCGGCGCTGCTGTACTGGGAGAGCCTCACCACCTCGTTGCGCGAGATCCGTTCCAACCTGCGCGTAATCGTGCTGACCAGCACCCTGCTGGTGATCGCGACGGCCGCGGCGATCGCCTGGGTCGGTCACGCGCTGGGGCTGGACTGGGGACCTGCCTGGGTCCTCGGAGCGGCGCTGGCCCCCACTGACGCCACGGCGGTGGCGGCGATCGCGCGTGGGCTGCCGCGGCGCACCACCACCGTCATCAAGGCCGAGTCGCTGATCAACGACGGCACCGCGCTGGTCATCTACGGCATCGCGGTCGCCGTCACCGCGGGCGAGGTGCAGTACAGCGGCGGACTGGTCGGCTGGCGGTTCCTGCTGTCCTACGCCGGCGGCGCGGCGGCGGGCCTGCTGTGCGCGTGGCTCGTGGTGCAGGTCCGGCGCCGGCTCGACAACCCCGTGCAGGAGAGCGTGGTCAGCGTGCTGACGCCGTTCGCGGCGTTCCTGCTGGCCGAGCTCGTGCACGGGTCCGGCGTGATCGCGGTGGTCGTCGCGGGCCTGACGTTGAGCCAGATCGGGCCGCGGCTGGTGCGCGCCGACGCACGGCAGCAGTCGGAGGCGTTCTGGCGGTTGTCGACGTTCCTGTTGAACGGCTCGTTGTTCGTCCTCATCGGACTGCAAGCGCACGGTGCGGTGCGCGCGTTGGACGGCGCGGAGGTGCTGGCGTCGTTCGGTGCTATCGGGCTGGTGGCGTTGGCGGTCGTGGGCACGCGTGTGGCGTGGAGCTACACCACGCCATATGTCATCCGTGCGATTGACCGCCGCCCTCAGCAACGTCTGCGTCGTGTCGGCGCACGGCAACGCATGGTCAGCACGGCAGCCGGGTTCCGCGGTGCCGTGTCACTGGCCGCGGCGCTCGCGGTCCCGGAGACCACGGCGTCGGGCGCGCCGTTCCCGTTCCGCGAGGAGATCGTGCTGATCACGTCCGGCGTGGTGGTGCTGACGCTGGTCGTGCAGTCGCTGCTGCTGCCGGTGATCGTGCGGTGGGCGCACCTGCCTGAGGACACGGCCGTGGAGGAGGAGCTGCGCCTGGCCCAGTCGACGGCGTCGGAGGAGGCCTACGAGGCGCTGCCGGGCCTGGCGGACAAGGTCGGCGTCAGCGACGTCGTCTACAAGCGGGTGCTGGCCGAGTACGACCACCACCTGGAGGTCCAGCGCTCCGCCGCGAGCGGCGACGAGGAGACCACGCAGGCGGAGGCGGAGTACGCGGCGCTGCGGCTGGAGCTGATCGCGCACAAGCGGGCCACGGTGGTGCGGCTGCGCGACGAGCGGGCGATCGACGACATCGTGCTGCGGACGGTGCAGGCGCGGCTGGACGTGGAGGAGGTCCGGTTGTCACGGCGCGAGGTCGAAGACTAG
- a CDS encoding MerR family transcriptional regulator, producing the protein MRIGELAKRAGTTTRALRFYESQGLLQAQRTANGYREYDEHDLRLVAEIQSLQSIGLSLEDTRPFVACLRAGHESGDSCPDSREIYRRKLAEVDACLDRLHAVRAFLVDRIEAFDPCRVDEPKEFKCS; encoded by the coding sequence ATGAGGATCGGCGAACTGGCCAAGCGAGCCGGCACCACCACGCGCGCGTTGCGGTTCTACGAGTCGCAAGGGCTCTTGCAGGCACAACGCACGGCCAACGGCTACCGCGAGTACGACGAGCACGACCTGCGGCTGGTCGCGGAGATCCAGTCGCTGCAGTCGATCGGGCTGTCGCTGGAGGACACCCGGCCGTTCGTGGCGTGCCTGCGCGCGGGGCACGAGTCCGGTGACTCGTGCCCGGACTCGCGGGAGATCTACCGGCGCAAGCTCGCCGAGGTCGACGCGTGCCTGGACCGGTTGCACGCCGTTCGCGCGTTCCTCGTCGACAGGATCGAGGCCTTCGACCCGTGCCGGGTGGACGAACCCAAGGAGTTCAAGTGCAGCTGA
- a CDS encoding winged helix-turn-helix domain-containing protein codes for MRLVLTIETDDDQAAVRLLGALRQAGLVLAEPVLDADVRILPHTRQVLCRGKAVELTRLEFELLLYLCEHPDRVHRRRELMAAVWGIDDDYSGGRTVDVHVRRVRQKLSDTDEVIQTVRGVGYLVASGRVRVEQAAEVVRLADRRVG; via the coding sequence GTGCGACTCGTGCTCACCATCGAAACCGATGACGACCAGGCGGCGGTGCGGCTGCTCGGCGCGCTGAGGCAGGCCGGCCTGGTGCTCGCGGAACCCGTGCTGGACGCCGACGTCAGGATCCTGCCGCACACCAGGCAGGTGCTGTGCCGGGGCAAGGCGGTCGAGCTGACCCGGCTGGAGTTCGAGCTGCTGCTCTACCTGTGCGAACACCCCGACCGCGTGCACCGCCGCCGTGAGCTGATGGCGGCGGTGTGGGGGATCGACGACGACTACAGCGGCGGCCGCACGGTCGACGTGCACGTGCGGCGGGTGCGGCAGAAGCTGAGCGACACCGACGAGGTGATCCAGACCGTCCGCGGCGTCGGGTACCTGGTGGCGTCCGGCCGGGTGCGGGTGGAGCAGGCCGCGGAGGTCGTGCGGCTGGCGGACCGCCGGGTCGGCTGA
- a CDS encoding amino acid ABC transporter ATP-binding protein — translation MIELLGVHKSFGANEVLRGVSLEVAAGEVVVVLGPSGSGKSTLLRTINHLEKVDRGFISVDGELVGYRRAGRRLHELKEREILEQRAHIGFVFQNFNLFPHLTALENVVEAPIAHRRPRGQVYAEGRELLARVGLADKEDAYPRQLSGGQQQRVAIARALATKPKVVLFDEPTSALDPELVGEVLDVMRDLARTGTTMVVVTHEIGFAREVADRVVFLDAGVVVEEGTPGEVLDHPVHERTRAFLSKVL, via the coding sequence GTGATCGAGCTGCTGGGGGTGCACAAGAGCTTCGGTGCCAACGAGGTGCTGCGCGGGGTGTCGCTGGAGGTCGCCGCCGGCGAGGTCGTGGTGGTGCTCGGGCCGTCCGGGTCCGGCAAGTCGACGTTGCTGCGCACGATCAACCACCTGGAGAAGGTGGACCGCGGGTTCATCAGCGTCGACGGCGAGCTCGTCGGCTACCGCAGGGCCGGTCGCAGGCTGCACGAGCTCAAGGAGCGCGAGATCCTCGAACAACGCGCGCACATCGGGTTCGTGTTCCAGAACTTCAACCTCTTCCCGCACCTCACCGCGCTGGAGAACGTGGTGGAGGCGCCGATCGCGCACCGCAGGCCCCGCGGGCAGGTGTACGCCGAAGGCCGCGAGCTGCTCGCCAGGGTCGGCCTCGCCGACAAGGAGGACGCCTACCCGCGGCAGCTCTCCGGTGGCCAGCAGCAACGCGTCGCGATCGCCAGAGCCCTTGCCACGAAACCGAAGGTCGTGCTGTTCGACGAGCCGACCTCGGCGCTGGACCCGGAACTGGTCGGTGAGGTGCTCGACGTGATGCGCGACCTGGCGCGGACCGGCACGACGATGGTCGTGGTCACCCACGAGATCGGGTTCGCCCGCGAGGTGGCGGACCGGGTCGTGTTCCTCGACGCGGGTGTGGTGGTCGAGGAGGGCACTCCCGGTGAGGTGCTCGACCACCCCGTCCACGAGCGCACCCGCGCTTTCCTCTCCAAAGTTCTCTGA
- a CDS encoding ABC transporter substrate-binding protein produces MRRAALVALTFVLAACATPAESEPSTVSGLSVSLGPDQNRVKATKDDKIAAKVPEKFRAKGELVVGGSAGTAPPLRFYATDDRTVIGVETDIAYLVADVLGLKVRLEASSWENLFVGLDSGATDVGLSNITVTEARKEKYDFATYRLDTLAFEAKKGGTWKVREPKDVAGKVIAVTSGTNQEKILVDWSAQNVAAGLKATDIKYFQNSSDYYLALQSGRIDAYLGPNPTSAYHAAVSGETEVIGNFSGGASVQGKIAVTTVKGNGLVAPVQEALNQLIANGKYAEVLKRWGLPDEAVPTSEINPPGLPKTS; encoded by the coding sequence GTGCGCAGAGCAGCACTGGTCGCGTTGACGTTCGTCCTGGCCGCGTGCGCCACGCCCGCCGAGAGCGAGCCCTCCACGGTGAGCGGTCTGAGCGTGAGCCTCGGGCCCGACCAGAACCGGGTGAAGGCCACCAAGGACGACAAGATCGCCGCGAAGGTGCCGGAGAAGTTCCGCGCCAAGGGCGAGCTCGTCGTCGGTGGATCCGCGGGTACAGCACCACCTCTGCGGTTCTACGCCACAGACGACCGCACGGTGATCGGCGTGGAGACCGACATCGCGTACCTGGTCGCCGACGTGCTGGGGCTGAAGGTGAGACTCGAGGCCTCCTCGTGGGAGAACCTCTTCGTGGGCCTCGACAGCGGCGCCACCGACGTGGGCCTGTCGAACATCACCGTCACCGAGGCGCGCAAGGAGAAGTACGACTTCGCCACCTACCGGCTCGACACGCTGGCGTTCGAGGCGAAGAAGGGCGGCACCTGGAAGGTCAGAGAGCCCAAGGACGTCGCGGGCAAGGTGATCGCCGTGACCTCCGGCACCAACCAGGAGAAGATCCTCGTCGACTGGAGCGCCCAGAACGTCGCCGCGGGACTGAAAGCCACCGACATCAAGTACTTCCAGAACTCGTCGGACTACTACCTGGCGCTGCAGTCCGGACGCATCGACGCCTACCTCGGCCCGAACCCGACCTCGGCCTACCACGCGGCGGTGTCCGGGGAGACCGAGGTGATCGGCAACTTCTCCGGTGGCGCGTCGGTGCAGGGCAAGATCGCCGTGACCACGGTGAAGGGCAACGGTTTGGTCGCTCCGGTGCAGGAGGCGCTCAACCAGCTGATCGCGAACGGCAAGTACGCGGAGGTGCTGAAGCGCTGGGGCCTGCCCGACGAGGCCGTGCCGACGTCGGAGATCAACCCGCCGGGTCTGCCGAAGACCTCGTGA